The proteins below come from a single Mytilus edulis chromosome 5, xbMytEdul2.2, whole genome shotgun sequence genomic window:
- the LOC139524596 gene encoding uncharacterized protein, which produces MDTSGENSPIDRKKKVQYVNDFQTGKTKVIEKNVNLGRSLNSYFDNHTCSSLVSNSSKEDDDKGRNNESLDEASHPILNDSQFPERYTDEENLAHASHENILKNRPEVQGVDLNPTYSKEENLGTILHSTEHTDGYCDILWKDTNETKSSTHQGKTTTGQLVIDLSKHTGQEHEIIKTYNPISDQVSGQNTEEIFDIVETEDILVNMNEGEEHRMYSTDNSGMGNKAMEVLAPFDESSKFNSENSQSTNITTDMQLCNKTIDANEICYLSVKQTSKDMLNVLSRNSVFPRPKDPVEHSLGVRYLKNEVVPKQLEISDEVETEEKLRNANVSYERPEKNKNSLKSEDESSSISSLDSDSSNEQKKNDGIGGEICHGLVVTKNEINDEIKQNQKDKKEIYGQPENRKLDDTMNSKKSNLRIQKQSLESQKTGRTKECGTQTDFVYSSVNEIYNILCEKCGNIIDMKEVLLHILKYPLALKSSHKCTESDESGLVDKNNERAVTNKENMSTLQMAKTSMDNNKTSNQGNGLLNKNPQQYNVMSLNLSGMPCQEVNLETCQPTTRPPIQHSEKQDVILKNSISSKITNNKTSKEIVEENKIQEKVSSDVREPSSLYAGLKVQRAREEFEQAVEGFQDVYTSFPPAIKEGEGYNQEQDLSSRNELYSAGMEVAKSVIEVVAEANKPFDDMEDAKEEYQCNDTHNQSKMLPPRQEEHQHNNGNHVLKGSCQTVHQTKSYNNPLYIQNHTNKKGLSYNKISYPKMKHGYKTKYKHRCKADMMDKLSIFADENSLDVHNVSADGNCMFSAVVDQLWINGNFIFTPDSLRKEAVEFLRKCPTHRDGTHLDSFLDTESWDEYLRRMERKGEWGDHMVLQGVSEVTHCRILVINSDLVKTELNPWHSTHDETQIDIVLLGHMGEYHYVSLRPSNWKETWAIRAKMKLMHELQNPHSSNQDLDDDQLSVLHTRETRTDVADKKSIPIDQDQTEDNHDRTQLKADDENLEQGNKETGVCDAQQTDKMSACSNESNAANNELDLSYIAFQNTELLQKSNNFKATEILFDTQEDLNRVVMEANFIDPLSGVPTQHLSFYLRQVLESSEIYVDNKLNTLNYHVKTSARDQNVDVVVYGSVGERMVVSPHMCCHHNTIQPQILFYQSDVANIVYEAESAIGPHSLLADTNSCAPGNLTLQVPYIEYFESCKTEKIKETVYLCALNSEFTVTFCNQHIHPKITQGIECSQWPESLTSEWHTRERPSGFPDSEMMKELASRACYVRKYSNSSNQNSDIEWQFVFPTVETDLLRDMMNPNMKYALRLFKMITNFQTETVQRGLRTNHLKTVMLYSCESVPISVWSNNIGGGVLFLISSLMLYLHRRCLPHYIMASVNLLEEYSDFELDNLLMCLEQIRLFPLMALNVFAETNHLRNQWIIDPIVNDLHRFRNDRDNLKSIEQAFSPTLIELAKRLVMFGVHDFEKGFNMIERAYDLIYDLEKQRKVENPQTFEQFIEPFAYAVEDPITRYFFTDFVDSKLRTNILSKMVDSDHVRIVGDVGDREAGGKYNEFPIPDGSKLDDVEYLQSLANYLMTIDKKESAAHFFRCGITLGRCALKEEIIDVSEITDEEVKKQITEKNMKTTQNFHYTLYSLYNNLIDCYNHMKQTILFQEFIHDFEELVETLSYPCYFKKLAETWDALGNVEKADLYHGKADQHQHNKHSTRV; this is translated from the exons ATGGATACATCAGGGGAAAATAGTCCCATTGATAGAAAGAAAAAAGTTCAGTATGTTAACGATTTCCAGACGGGGAAAACGAAAGTGATAGAGAAGAACGTTAACCTTGGTAGATCTTTAAACAGTTATTTTGACAATCATACTTGTTCATCGCTAGTATCAAATTCCTCAAAGGAAGATGACGATAAAGGAAGAAATAATGAATCTCTGGATGAAGCTAGTCATCCCATATTAAATGATTCACAGTTTCCTGAAAGGTATACAGATGAGGAAAATCTCGCCCATGCTAGTCATGAAAACATACTCAAAAACAGACCTGAGGTTCAAGGGGTAGATTTAAACCCAACTTATTCAAAAGAAGAAAATCTAGGAACTATACTACACAGCACCGAACACACAGATGGCTATTGTGACATTCTTTGGAAGGACACAAACGAAACAAAGTCCTCGACTCATCAGGGAAAAACTACAACAGGACAGTTGGTTATTGACCTCTCAAAACATACAGGTCAAGaacatgaaattataaaaacttatAACCCTATATCAGACCAGGTTTCCGGTCAAAACACTGAAGAAATATTTGACATCGTAGAGACAGAAGATATATTAGTAAATATGAATGAGGGAGAAGAACACAGAATGTATAGCACTGACAACTCTGGCATGGGGAACAAAGCAATGGAAGTATTAGCACCATTTGATGAGAGTAGTAAATTTAACAGTGAAAACTCACAATCTACCAATATTACCACCGATATGCAATTGTGTAACAAAAcaattgatgcaaatgaaatttGCTACCTTTCAGTGAAACAAACTTCGAAAGACATGTTGAATGTCCTAAGTAGGAACTCGGTATTTCCACGACCAAAGGATCCAGTAGAACACTCACTAGGAGTCAGATATCTAAAGAATGAAGTTGTACCAAAACAACTAGAAATATCCGACGAAGTCGAAACTGAGGAGAAACTGAGAAATGCAAATGTTTCATATGAAAGGCCAGAGAAAAATAAGAATTCCTTGAAAAGTGAGGATGAAAGTAGTTCCATAAGTAGCCTTGATAGTGACAGCTCCaatgaacaaaagaaaaatgatGGCATCGGAGGTGAAATTTGTCACGGGCTTGTTGTCACCAAAAATGAGATAAACGATGAAATAAAACAgaatcaaaaagacaaaaaagaaatatatggtCAGCCTGAAAACCGGAAATTAGATGACACCATGAACTCAAAAAAGAGTAATCTTAGGATTCAAAAACAATCGTTGGAAAGTCAGAAAACGGGTCGAACAAAAGAATGTGGAACACAAACTGATTTTGTGTATTCATCAGTTAAtgaaatatacaatattttatgtgaaaaatgTGGAAATATAATAGATATGAAAGAAGTATTATTACATATTCTGAAATACCCATTGGCATTGAAAAGCAGTCATAAGTGTACTGAATCCGACGAGTCAGGTTTAGTTGATAAAAATAACGAGAGAGCAGTGACAAATAAAGAAAACATGTCGACATTGCAAATGGCAAAAACGAGTATGGACAATAACAAAACTTCGAACCAAGGAAATGGTTTATTGAATAAAAATCCACAGCAGTATAATGTGATGAGTTTGAATCTATCCGGAATGCCGTGCCAGGAAGTAAATCTAGAAACTTGCCAACCCACCACGAGACCACCTATTCAACACAGTGAAAAACAAGATGTGatattaaaaaatagtatttcatccaaaattacaaacaacaaaacatcaaaagaaaTAGTTGAAGAGAACAAAATACAAGAAAAAGTTTCTTCAGATGTAAGAGAACCATCGAGCTTATACGCTGGACTTAAGGTGCAACGAGCCAGAGAAGAGTTTGAACAAGCTGTTGAAGGATTTCAGGATGTCTACACGTCATTTCCACCTGCAATTAAGGAAGGAGAAGGATATAACCAGGAGCAAGATCTATCATCCAGGAATGAGTTGTATTCAGCTGGTATGGAAGTAGCAAAATCAGTTATAGAAGTTGTAGCAGAAGCTAACAAGCCATTTGACGACATGGAGGACGCCAAGGAGGAGTATCAATGCAATGATACACATAACCAAAGCAAGATGCTTCCGCCTAGACAAGAAGAACACCAACATAACAACGGAAACCATGTTCTTAAAGGATCATGTCAGACTGTGCATCAAACCAAGTCATATAATAACCCATTATATATTCAAAATCACACTAACAAGAAAGGACTGTCGTATAATAAAATATCATACCCAAAAATGAAACATGGATACAAGACGAAAT ATAAACATAGATGTAAAGCTGATATGATGGACAAACTTTCTATATTTGCTGATGAAAATTCCTTAGATGTCCATAATGTTAGTGCAGATGGAAACTGTATGTTCAGTGCAGTCGTTGACCAGCTGTGGATAAATGGAAACTTTATATTTACACCAGATTCTCTTCGAAAAGAAGCTGTAGA GTTTCTAAGGAAGTGCCCAACCCATAGAGACGGAACCCACCTCGACTCATTTTTAGATACTGAATCGTGGGACGAATATTTACGTAGAATGGAAAGAAAGGGAGAATGGGGCGATCATATGGTTTTGCAAGGTGTTTCAGAAGTCACACATTGTAGAATTCTAGTCATAAACTCTGATCTTGTGAAAACAGAGCTCAACCCTTGGCACTCTACTCATGATGAAACACAGATAGATATAGTTTTACTTGGACATATGGGAGAATATCACTATGTTAGTCTTAGACCAAGTAACTGGAAAGAAACATGGGCAATAC GTGCCAAAATGAAATTAATGCACGAGTTACAGAATCCACACAGTTCTAACCAAGACCTTGATGATGACCAGCTGAGTGTTTTGCATACAAGAGAAACAAGAACTGACGTGGCAGACAAAAAAAGCATACCTATAGACCAAGACCAAACTGAGGATAATCATGATAGAACACAGCTGAAAGCTGACGATGAAAATTTGGAACAAGGAAATAAAGAGACTGGCGTATGTGATGCGCAACAAACTGATAAAATGTCAGCATGCAGTAATGAAAGCAATGCTGCAAATAATGAACTAGATTTGTCTTACATAGCATTTCAAAATACAGAGCTGCTACAAAAATCCAATAATTTCAAAGCAACAGAAATACTGTTTGATACACAAG AAGATCTCAATAGAGTAGTAATGGAAGCTAATTTCATCGACCCACTGAGTGGAGTTCCAACGCAACATCTCTCCTTCTATTTAAGACAAGTACTTGAATCATCGGAAATTTATGTTGATAATAAATTGAACACTTTGAATTATCACGTGAAAACCTCTGCTAGAGACCAAAATGTTGATGTCGTAGTGTATGGGTCAGTCGGCGAGAGAATGGTAGTCTCTCCACATATGTGTTGCCACCACAATACAATTCAGCCTCAAATACTATTTTACCAGTCAGACGTAGCCAACATTGTATATGAAGCCGAAAGCGCTATTGGTCCACATTCGCTTTTGGCTGACACAAATTCCTGCGCTCCTGGAAATCTAACACTTCAAGTTCCATACATAGAGTATTTTGAATCATGTAAAACAGAAAAAATCAAAGAAACTGTTTACCTTTGTGCGCTTAATTCTGAATTCACAGTAACTTTCTGTAATCAACATATTCACCCAAAGATAACACAAGGGATAGAATGTTCACAGTGGCCAGAATCGTTAACATCCGAATGGCACACAAGAGAAAGACCGAGTGGATTCCCAGACTCAGAAATGATGAAAGAACTTGCCAGTAGAGCATGCTACGTTCGCAAATACAGTAATAGCTCTAATCAGAACTCTGATATTGAATGGCAGTTTGTATTTCCAACCGTCGAAACCGACCTTTTGCGAGATATGATGAATCCAAATATGAAATATGCCTTGAGATTGTTTAAAATGATAACCAACTTTCAAACTGAGACCGTCCAACGGGGACTTCGAACAAACCATCTGAAAACAGTCATGTTGTATAGTTGTGAAAGTGTCCCAATCTCTGTCTGGTCAAACAACATTGGTGGTGGAGTTTTGTTTTTGATATCATCACTCATGTTATATTTACATCGTCGTTGTCTTCCTCACTATATAATGGCTTCAGTCAATTTATTAGAGGAATATTCAGATTTTGAATTAGACAATTTACTCATGTGCTTAGAACAAATCCGTTTATTTCCACTTATGGCCCTCAATGTTTTTGCCGAAACCAACCACCTAAGAAACCAATGGATAATCGATCCAATCGTCAACGATTTGCATCGATTCCGAAATGACAGAGATAATTTAAAATCGATAGAACAAGCTTTCTCTCCCACTCTCATAGAACTTGCTAAGCGGCTAGTTATGTTTGGAGTGCACGATTTCGAGAAAGGGTTTAATATGATAGAGCGGGCATATGACCTtatatatgaccttgaaaaacaaagaaaagttGAAAATCCACAAACATTTGAGCAGTTTATTGAACCTTTCGCTTATGCTGTCGAAGACCCAATCACTCGATATTTTTTCACCGACTTTGTTGACAGTAAATTAAGAACGAATATCTTAAGTAAAATGGTGGACTCGGACCATGTGCGTATTGTGGGTGATGTTGGAGATAGGGAAGCTGGCGGGAAATATAATGAATTTCCTATACCTGATGGGAGCAAACTGGATGATGTTGAATATTTGCAAAGTCTTGCTAACTATTTAATGACGATTGACAAAAAAGAATCGGCAGCCCATTTTTTCAGATGTGGAATTACTCTTGGTAGATGTGCTCTAAAGGAAGAAATAATTGATGTGAGCGAAATAACTGACGAGgaagtaaaaaaacaaattacagaAAAGAATATGAAAACAACCCAGAACTTTCACTATACACTGTATAGTTTGTACAATAATTTAATCGATTGTTATAATCACATGAAGCAAACAATTTTGTTTCAAGAATTCATTCACGATTTCGAAGAACTAGTTGAAACTTTATCATATCCATGTTACTTTAAAAAATTAGCAGAAACATGGGACGCTCTTGGGAACGTGGAGAAAGCTGACCTGTATCATGGCAAAGCTGATCAACATCAGCATAATAAGCACAGCACACGCGTTTAG
- the LOC139524609 gene encoding uncharacterized protein: protein MNEDDDDESGIGKMYNRQEAKNSNISFIWGSPLHKMIDIEGTDPYDTVDLVDLNAATESKGQDNQYTTIERGNSYESHYHSDTESTQNTFALFGYDHLGDLDTSDDEINECRPVHECIPLIQTDTKPCHVGENLILGKLKGIPSYVGGPAEFDENHYEKSAKKMKKPVYPTLNAKDDNSTFEITSNDELSQDQYNSMTQDTVENPCQEKKEESSKNKCETLASKQIMSFNDHDSLEKETQIQGHSFTKTYGNDEEITEVSIVSITEKGPITEETEEKILTDEKNSDHLAKSSCEIEVGDKKNETMVELTETTNHLISTTEINFEHTNQTPEGIETGLNELPTVLYDEKCNDMQSMKNFKEKSPKIIKDELSTPSNNDYSEASYTSEIKDSFSDNMNNITDNSEHSHMETFSDISNINVEHDVVDKAILPASSDRGETTQELQKSQNKTIEESLTGNDIENGEPLNLTKQDIQFQLSIKSSMKGNLHIINVPSKADQKYFPNSTKSFGEPKSIAFTNGSIEHVTLIKTKETRKGNNQFHCNIKSSVIGTQSLQDHSNRRQKSKVLAVKKEFDNSANFVKDLCLIGSNNLKRSRSGESPKIKTTTDLESNSLTPIEKRLSGTGTEPENILVGDRNDDLNIKPYKADTHSLRILPSHENTDSLPVKGIYEISENTKEMEHGEEYRDNNRDQPFIIRHFGNKEDLNNCQHKGKSTTFDKLGELKKPKSLKGNKDIEFKYKTRCHQIELSRSESKDARTIKSLPKHTKNEQTHSEFSAWERFEHQNISVDNSFEARANQPWSMKSNQNWSQDEQDKWIPKWNQTSHHQSRMPYQDSNDFYHQEPTSFPYSPYNVTTNTHWSENRDPQSNEKDNHYLTREYNEMHSPQHANQSDNDEQYSTYSSNFTTPTDDHQSSKHNQIMRSGNLQLWKSHQRDVDTQPISNMPLVTRYRGSGNGSWYTPEHSNEGECNCCKCTVKQHLSLLTEFMEKIGYEVKNVSGDGNCLFAAIVDQLRINGDFSYTTDSLRKKAVQFLRKSPHVDENTHLEAFLTDETWDEYLAKMAMDGQWGDDIILKGISELTGRKIIVYSSFMSKTELTPTNLYERDELYIGHIKSLMHFVSLRPYYWESLWALKATSHRARKMMDEMRLGSTLMHSCEEEALKKINELRESIAKGEMDSKDKFQEIEQIFRELRTAMHKHTTELLEDTQDTMNDLLHQRFEVDKLSGIPMIHLSYLIQLLIQPNNFRNALEDLESMFESKKDTITRIGTGSLNLNVNLMDFTAAVQHLDILAKKVQRDTKPVPVTFVLKLSKEDYSIVDRTEDQRSLSEHSLIVDDTDTYPGYTHLIPANTAYWSGCVEWLSCNDAFLRGLPNKCRPKTLFQKNTLISVQLLDGFDCNIWPRKAQSWTQRNPISGWPSEDILREASEKGCTIVKRAHEFSENPDIEWQFVFKEAEKVLVRSFDDSMMFCFRVFKTLVDHHTRTLKVRLKTYSLLTVMLYCCEIIPQKAWSTNPGGCIMYIVVWLLQSIAQHNIPNYFIPENNMIEHIEDHDLKDLEVRLQVLRWFPFASVYFLLERHSFLNLSLIDNVESSIEEYKTSKDKHKLVESVFVPLCFKLATENMRYKIFPFYRKALGYLDVGFEQTVGVTDEHSMTFNDFILSFLTSVRDNEISLPFAQLVDNVKKTNICQDMMKDKATLPISDILGPDYKGEWRHVYVDVSDDKWNSIYELTGHLFTSYELEECAEILRCSISVLQKDLRDDGTDYSEITDDDTKKQLTKSRYQQVYFTLRYLVTFYKHLSKCYESMDKQELFQEHIHDYEEIVGRIDSRLHYEYVAKLYRQLGNTEKAKELEDKVESMKGSGEQQKPRSLLVIFA from the exons ATGAACGAAGATGACGACGATGAAAGCGGCATTGGGAAGATGTACAATAGACAGGAGGCTAAAAACTCGAATATTTCCTTCATATGGGGATCTCCTCTGCATAAGATGATAGACATCGAAGGAACAGATCCATATGATACTGTTGACTTAGTTGATTTAAATGCTGCAACAGAGAGCAAG GGTCAAGACAATCAATATACAACAATTGAGCGAGGAAACTCTTATGAATCACATTACCATTCTGACACagaaagtacacaaaacactTTTGCCCTATTTGGGTATGATCACCTTGGAGATCTAGATACATCCGACGACGAGATAAATGAATGTAGACCCGTCCATGAATGTATTCCTTTGATACAAACAGATACAAAACCTTGCCATGTGGGGGAAAATTTAATTCTTGGAAAATTGAAAGGCATTCCTTCTTATGTTGGAGGGCCTGCTGAATTTGACGAAAATCATTATGAAAAAAGTgctaaaaaaatgaagaaacccGTTTATCCAACATTAAATGCGAAAGACGACAATAGCACATTTGAAATAACTTCCAATGACGAATTAAGTCAAGACCAGTACAACTCCATGACACAAGACACCGTAGAAAACCCTTGTcaagaaaagaaagaagaatctagtaaaaataaatgtgaaacaTTAGCTTCTAAACAAATAATGTCTTTTAATGACCACGATAGCTTGGAAAAGGAAACACAAATACAAGGCCATAGCTTCACTAAAACATATGGCAACGACGAAGAAATAACAGAGGTGTCAATCGTGAGTATAACTGAAAAGGGACCCATAACTGAAGAAACCGAAGAAAAAATCTTAACAGATGAAAAGAATTCTGATCACTTGGCAAAATCATCTTGTGAAATAGAAGTTGGAGACAAAAAGAACGAAACAATGGTTGAGTTAACTGAGACAACTAATCACCTCATAAGCACAACAGAAATCAACTTTGAACATACCAATCAGACACCTGAAGGTATTGAAACAGGTTTAAATGAATTGCCGACCGTACTCTACGACGAGAAATGCAATGATATGCAGTCTATGAAAAATTTCAAGGAAAAATCTCCCAAAATCATAAAAGACGAGCTCTCAACACCATCAAATAACGATTATTCAGAAGCATCATATACAAGTGAAATTAAAGATTCTTTCAGTGACAATATGAATAACATTACCGACAACTCTGAACATTCACATATGGAAACTTTCTCTGACATTTCAAACATAAATGTGGAACATGATGTAGTAGATAAGGCGATTTTACCAGCATCTAGTGATAGAGGTGAAACTACCCAAGAActacaaaaatcacaaaataaaactATAGAGGAATCATTAACCGGGAATGATATAGAAAACGGAGAACCATTAAATCTAACAAAACAAGACATTCAATTCCAATTATCTATTAAAAGTTCGATGAAGGGAAATTTACACATAATAAATGTCCCAAGCAAAGCAGATCAGAAATACTTTCCCAATTCGACTAAGTCATTTGGTGAGCCAAAAAGTATTGCTTTCACAAATGGTTCAATAGAACATGTAACACTGATTAAAACAAAGGAAACAAGAAAAGGAAACAATCAGTTTCATTGCAACATTAAGTCGTCCGTTATTGGAACACAATCGTTGCAAGATCACTCGAACCGACGGCAGAAATCAAAGGTACTAGCAGTAAAAAAAGAATTCGACAATTCTGCAAATTTCGTGAAAGATTTATGTCTAATTGGATCCAACAACTTGAAAAGGTCTAGAAGCGGGGAAAGTCCTAAAATCAAAACAACCACAGATTTAGAGTCAAATTCGTTGACACCAATCGAAAAAAGACTGTCAGGCACTGGGACTGAGCCGGAAAACATTTTAGTTGGTGACAGAAATGACGATTTAAACATAAAACCATACAAAGCAGACACACATTCCTTAAGAATACTGCCCAGCCATGAGAACACTGATAGCTTACCAGTTAAAGGTATATATGAAATTTCAGAAAATACAAAAGAAATGGAACACGGTGAGGAGTATAGAGATAATAATCGTGATCAACCATTTATAATTAGACATTTTGGAAACAAAGAAGATTTGAACAATTGTCAACACAAAGGTAAATCAACTACATTTGACAAATTAGGAGagttaaaaaaaccaaaatcGTTGAAAGGTAACAAAGACATTGAATTCAAGTATAAAACTAGGTGTCACCAGATTGAACTATCAAGAAGTGAATCGAAAGACGCCCGCACAATTAAATCTTTGCCCAAGCACACCAAAAATGAACAAACACATTCGGAATTCAGTGCATGGGAACGTTTTGAACATCAGAACATATCAGTTGATAATTCATTTGAGGCGAGAGCCAATCAACCTTGGAGTatgaaatcaaatcaaaattggAGTCAAGATGAACAAGACAAATGGATTCCAAAGTGGAATCAAACATCACACCATCAGAGTCGAATGCCATATCAAGATAGTAATGACTTTTACCATCAAGAACCAACTAGTTTTCCATATAGTCCTTATAATGTGACAACAAACACTCACTGGAGCGAAAATAGAGATCCCCAATCAAATGAAAAGGACAACCATTATCTAACTCGGGAATATAACGAAATGCATAGCCCTCAACATGCAAATCAGTCAGACAATGATGAACAGTACAGTACGTACAGCAGCAACTTTACAACTCCAACAGACGACCATCAAAGTTCAAAACATAATCAGATAATGAGATCTGGGAATTTGCAGCTCTGGAAGTCACATCAAAGGGATGTAGACACACAACCCATATCTAACATGCCACTAGTTACAAGGTACAGAGGTAGCGGGAATGGGTCATGGTATACTCCTGAACATTCAAATGAAG GTGAATGTAACTGTTGTAAATGTACAGTCAAACAACATCTTTCTCTACTCACTGAATTTATGGAAAAAATAGGATAtgaagtaaaaaatgtttctggTGATGGAAACTGCTTATTTGCTGCCATTGTTGATCAGCTGAGAATCAATGGAGATTTCTCTTATACGACTGACAGTCTCCGTAAAAAGGCAGTGCA ATTTTTGAGAAAAAGTCCACATGTTGATGAAAACACCCATCTAGAAGCATTCCTCACCGATGAAACATGGGACGAATATCTTGCTAAGATGGCGATGGATGGCCAATGGGGAGATGACATTATCCTGAAAGGGATCTCAGAGCTAACTGGAAGAAAGATAATTGTTTACAGTTCCTTCATGTCTAAGACTGAATTAACACCCACAAATCTTTACGAGAGAGATGAGTTGTATATTGGGCATATAAAGTCCCTTATGCATTTTGTCAGTCTTAGGCCATACTATTGGGAATCCCTATGGGCTCTAA aagCAACGTCACATAGAGCACGAAAAATGATGGATGAAATGCGACTCGGCTCTACATTAATGCATTCTTGCGAAGAGGAAGCTCTGAAAAAGATAAATGAATTGAGAGAATCCATTGCAAAGGGTGAGATGGATAGCAAAGACAAATTCCAAGAAATAGAACAAATTTTTAGAGAGTTGCGGACAGCCATGCACAAGCATACAACAGAATTGCTGGAGGACACACAAG ATACAATGAATGACCTGTTACATCAAAGATTTGAAGTGGACAAACTTAGTGGAATCCCAATGATTCATTTATCATATTTGATACAACTTCTTATACAACCTAATAACTTTAGAAATGCATTAGAAGATCTTGAAAGTATGTTTGAGTCGAAAAAAGATACTATTACGAGAATTGGAACTGGATCACTCAATTTAAATGTGAACTTAATGGATTTTACTGCTGCAGTACAACACTTAGACATACTTGCAAAAAAAGTACAACGAGATACTAAACCAGTGCCtgtaacttttgttttaaaattatcaaaagagGATTACTCGATAGTTGACAGAACCGAAGATCAGCGATCTCTATCCGAGCACAGTCTCATAGTGGACGACACTGATACATATCCCGGATATACACATCTTATACCAGCAAATACTGCATATTGGTCTGGCTGTGTGGAGTGGCTATCTTGCAATGATGCATTTTTACGTGGTTTGCCAAACAAGTGCAGACCAAAAACATTGTTTCAAAAAAACACTCTAATTTCTGTTCAGCTACTCGATGGTTTTGATTGCAATATCTGGCCGAGGAAAGCACAAAGTTGGACACAACGGAATCCCATTTCTGGGTGGCCGTCTGAAGACATACTTAGAGAGGCTTCTGAAAAAGGATGTACTATCGTCAAACGTGCACATGAATTTAGTGAAAATCCAGATATCGAATGGCAGTTTGTATTTAAAGAAGCAGAAAAGGTTCTCGTTCGTTCATTTGATGATTCCATGATGTTTTGTTTTCGGGTATTTAAGACACTGGTTGACCATCATACACGAACCCTCAAAGTAAGGCTGAAGACATACAGTCTTTTGACGGTAATGCTTTATTGTTGTGAGATAATTCCACAGAAAGCGTGGTCAACAAACCCTGGAGGCTGTATTATGTACATAGTGGTCTGGTTATTGCAGAGTATTGCCCAACACAACATCCCAAATTACTTTATTCCTGAAAACAATATGATAGAGCATATAGAAGATCATGACCTTAAAGATCTCGAAGTTCGTTTACAGGTTTTACGATGGTTTCCATTCGCATCAGTTTACTTTTTACTGGAAAGACATTCATTCCTGAATCTTTCTCTTATAGATAATGTAGAATCCTCTATAGAAGAGTATAAAACCTCAAAGGATAAACACAAATTGGTAGAGTCAGTTTTTGTTCCTTTGTGCTTTAAATTAGCTACCGAAAATATGAGGTATAAAATCTTCCCTTTCTACAGAAAAGCTTTGGGTTATCTCGATGTAGGATTTGAACAGACAGTAGGTGTTACAGATGAACACAGTATGACCTTCAACGATTTCATACTTTCGTTCTTGACATCAGTCCGCGACAATGAGATCAGTTTACCATTCGCACAATTAGTTGATAACGTCAAGAAAACTAATATTTGCCAAGATATGATGAAGGACAAAGCAACATTACCTATTTCCGACATTCTAGGACCTGATTATAAAGGTGAATGGCGCCATGTGTATGTTGACGTTTCCGACGACAAATGGAACTCTATCTATGAGTTAACCGGTCATTTGTTTACAAGCTATGAGTTAGAGGAATGTGCAGAAATCCTCA